A genome region from Candidatus Manganitrophus noduliformans includes the following:
- the rsmA gene encoding 16S rRNA (adenine(1518)-N(6)/adenine(1519)-N(6))-dimethyltransferase RsmA — MTETTPRPRKSWGQNFLIDYNIQRKILDTAEIGPGERVVEIGPGRGILTTGLLERGAEVLAIEIDPLLVATLRQEIPSPHLHLIQEDALQYPYHQIPSPYKVVANLPYYLSTPLLFRLLEERQRISRMVLMLQKEVAERLVAPVGEKNYSVLSVMAQLYADIRIAFHVSRGCFRPRPDVDSSVISLTPLPHPRVSIRDEALFRRIVRGAFGHRRKRLANALADAGFPRDQVEAALRKIGLDPTRRGETLSLAEFALLADTLFD, encoded by the coding sequence ATGACCGAAACCACCCCCCGCCCTCGAAAATCGTGGGGCCAGAACTTCCTGATCGATTACAACATCCAGCGGAAGATCCTCGATACGGCCGAAATCGGGCCGGGAGAGCGGGTCGTCGAAATCGGGCCGGGCCGCGGCATCCTCACCACAGGGCTCCTGGAGCGCGGGGCGGAGGTCCTGGCCATCGAAATCGACCCGCTTTTGGTCGCCACGCTCCGGCAAGAGATTCCCTCCCCCCATCTTCACCTCATCCAGGAAGATGCGCTTCAGTACCCTTATCACCAGATCCCGTCCCCTTATAAAGTGGTCGCCAACCTCCCCTATTACCTCTCGACACCGCTTCTCTTTCGCCTCCTCGAAGAGCGGCAACGGATCTCGCGGATGGTCCTGATGCTTCAAAAAGAGGTCGCCGAAAGGCTCGTCGCCCCCGTGGGAGAAAAAAACTACAGCGTCCTCTCGGTCATGGCTCAGCTTTATGCCGACATTCGGATCGCCTTTCATGTCTCGCGGGGCTGCTTCCGTCCCCGTCCCGATGTCGACTCTTCCGTGATCTCTCTCACCCCGCTTCCCCATCCCCGCGTTTCCATCAGAGATGAAGCCCTTTTCCGGCGGATCGTTCGAGGGGCCTTCGGACACCGGCGGAAACGCCTCGCCAACGCCCTCGCCGACGCCGGCTTTCCGAGAGATCAAGTGGAGGCCGCCCTTCGGAAAATCGGCCTCGATCCGACCCGCCGGGGGGAGACCCTTTCCCTCGCCGAGTTCGCCCTTTTGGCCGATACTTTGTTTGATTAA
- a CDS encoding FtsK/SpoIIIE family DNA translocase, whose amino-acid sequence MASNKSHNGYTDEIIGILLIVLGLLLGISLLTYHADDLSFSTVSSDPKVQNAIGRVGANLSDLFFQLFGISSYLFPIFSIIVGVRFFREGRGLLTKQGLAGSALLLLTLSSLAELEWGGSTSITSPNLKGGVIGRILSRFFLDYFASIGSHIILLFLFLLGWMLISPFSPRAALSRLQQRLMEARQSILEQIVIRQSKKKRRAAAPPAPSKAPEIARTPAVEPPPPKITIPPQQEVFPFIRPEEGDYRLPPLSLLADPSGAAKRMTEEEWVAQSRILERKLLDFDVEGKVTQVHPGPVVTMFEFEPAPGIKLNRITNLADDLALAMKAMQVRIVAPLPGKSTVGIEIPNVVREEVLLKEILSSPSYNQIGSKLRLALGKDIFGNSVSADLATMPHLLIAGSTGSGKSVGLNGMILSLLYSATPSEVKMLMIDPKMLEFSLYDGIPHLVAPVIVRAKAASDALRKMVAEMQRRYQLLAEKGVRNIDAYNKLLKNSPPPPSKTEEAVPGGKPPLEHGPLPYIVILIDELADLMMVAPRDVEDSITRLAQMARAAGIHLILATQRPSVDVITGVIKANFPARIAFCVSSKTDSRTILDANGAEQLLGKGDMLYLSAGTGKILRVHGSYVSEEEIKKVTTFVKEQASPHYEAALSEEGPSPEESSLSERDDLYEQARELVISTGQASASFIQRRMRVGYPRAARMIEMMEEDGVIGPASGGKPREILVKKDAN is encoded by the coding sequence ATGGCTTCCAACAAATCCCATAACGGTTACACTGATGAGATTATCGGCATTCTCCTGATCGTTCTCGGCCTTCTCCTCGGCATCAGTCTTTTGACCTATCACGCCGATGATCTTTCATTCTCGACCGTCTCCTCCGATCCGAAGGTACAAAACGCGATCGGACGGGTCGGCGCCAATCTCTCCGATCTCTTTTTTCAGTTGTTCGGAATCTCTTCCTATCTCTTCCCGATCTTTTCAATCATTGTCGGGGTCCGGTTCTTCAGGGAAGGACGCGGCCTCCTCACCAAACAGGGCCTCGCCGGATCGGCCCTTCTCCTCCTGACCCTCTCCTCCCTGGCCGAATTGGAATGGGGGGGATCGACTTCGATCACCTCCCCGAACCTGAAGGGAGGGGTGATCGGGCGAATCCTCTCCCGCTTCTTCCTAGACTATTTTGCCTCGATTGGAAGCCACATCATCCTTCTCTTTCTTTTCCTTCTCGGGTGGATGTTGATCTCTCCCTTTTCCCCCCGCGCGGCGTTGAGCCGATTGCAGCAGCGCCTGATGGAGGCCCGGCAATCGATCCTGGAGCAGATTGTGATCCGGCAAAGTAAAAAGAAGCGCCGCGCCGCGGCGCCGCCGGCCCCCTCCAAAGCGCCGGAAATCGCCCGGACGCCGGCCGTCGAGCCGCCGCCGCCGAAGATCACGATCCCTCCCCAGCAAGAGGTCTTTCCCTTTATCCGTCCGGAAGAAGGGGACTACCGGCTTCCCCCCCTCTCCCTCCTGGCCGACCCGTCCGGGGCGGCCAAACGAATGACCGAGGAAGAGTGGGTCGCGCAGTCGCGGATACTCGAAAGAAAGCTGCTCGATTTCGACGTGGAGGGAAAGGTCACGCAGGTCCATCCCGGACCGGTCGTGACGATGTTCGAGTTCGAGCCGGCCCCCGGCATCAAGCTGAACCGGATCACCAATCTCGCCGACGACCTCGCCCTGGCGATGAAAGCGATGCAGGTCCGCATTGTCGCCCCCCTGCCGGGGAAATCAACGGTCGGGATTGAGATCCCGAACGTCGTTCGCGAAGAGGTGCTGTTGAAAGAGATCCTCTCCTCTCCCTCGTACAACCAGATCGGCTCCAAGCTTCGGCTGGCTCTCGGCAAAGATATCTTCGGGAATTCGGTTTCCGCCGATCTGGCCACGATGCCGCATCTGCTGATCGCCGGCTCGACCGGCTCCGGGAAAAGCGTCGGCCTGAACGGCATGATCCTCTCGCTTCTTTACTCGGCCACGCCGTCCGAGGTCAAGATGCTGATGATCGACCCGAAGATGCTCGAGTTTTCGCTCTACGACGGCATTCCGCATCTGGTCGCGCCGGTGATCGTTCGGGCCAAGGCGGCGTCCGATGCGCTTCGCAAGATGGTCGCCGAGATGCAGCGCCGCTATCAGCTCCTCGCAGAGAAGGGGGTGCGGAACATCGACGCGTACAACAAGCTCTTGAAGAACAGCCCTCCCCCGCCCTCCAAAACGGAGGAAGCGGTCCCGGGCGGAAAGCCGCCGCTGGAACATGGCCCCCTCCCCTATATCGTGATTCTCATCGACGAGCTGGCCGACCTGATGATGGTGGCGCCGCGCGATGTGGAAGATTCCATTACCCGCCTCGCGCAGATGGCCCGCGCCGCCGGGATTCACTTGATTCTGGCCACGCAGCGCCCCTCGGTCGATGTGATTACCGGCGTGATCAAAGCGAATTTCCCGGCGCGCATCGCCTTTTGTGTTTCATCAAAAACCGACTCCAGAACCATCCTCGACGCCAACGGCGCCGAGCAGCTCCTCGGAAAAGGGGACATGCTTTATCTCTCGGCCGGAACCGGAAAGATCCTCCGCGTTCACGGCTCTTATGTCTCGGAAGAAGAGATTAAGAAGGTGACCACCTTCGTGAAAGAACAGGCTTCTCCCCATTATGAAGCCGCTTTGTCCGAAGAAGGCCCCTCCCCGGAGGAATCTTCTCTGAGCGAGCGCGACGATCTTTACGAACAGGCGCGGGAGCTGGTGATCTCCACCGGGCAGGCCTCCGCCTCTTTCATTCAACGCCGGATGCGGGTCGGTTATCCCCGCGCCGCCCGAATGATCGAGATGATGGAGGAAGACGGCGTCATCGGGCCGGCGTCGGGCGGAAAACCGAGGGAAATCCTCGTCAAGAAGGACGCCAACTAA
- a CDS encoding outer-membrane lipoprotein carrier protein LolA produces MKILSIIVTLLSLCVLAPHVAAEEDPAAVAAKIQSAYEKINDLQADFVQSVRFEDFDTPYVSKGKLFLKKGKMRWDYHEPSRQQIVVDGERLLFYIPEHQQAVKSRLGGESDGHLPLQLLSGAGRLEQDFQISIEEEPRSDQSIALRLIPKNKKSQLTKVVASVAPSPQVEGLVIQKVTLFERNGNVSTFSFEGIQINKGFSEDVFTVKYPKGTEVIESP; encoded by the coding sequence GTGAAAATCTTATCGATCATTGTGACGCTGCTGAGCCTCTGCGTCCTCGCTCCCCACGTCGCGGCCGAGGAAGACCCCGCCGCCGTAGCGGCCAAGATTCAGAGCGCGTACGAAAAGATCAACGACCTGCAGGCCGACTTCGTGCAATCGGTCCGCTTCGAAGATTTCGACACCCCTTACGTCTCCAAAGGGAAACTCTTCCTCAAGAAAGGAAAGATGCGGTGGGATTATCACGAGCCGAGCCGCCAGCAGATTGTCGTCGACGGAGAGCGCCTTCTCTTCTATATCCCGGAACACCAACAGGCCGTGAAGAGCCGGCTCGGAGGGGAATCGGACGGCCATCTCCCCCTCCAGCTTCTCTCCGGCGCCGGCCGCCTAGAGCAGGATTTCCAAATCTCCATCGAAGAGGAACCCCGGTCGGATCAATCGATCGCGCTTCGCCTGATTCCGAAAAACAAGAAATCGCAATTGACCAAAGTCGTCGCCTCGGTGGCCCCTTCTCCACAAGTGGAAGGATTGGTCATTCAAAAGGTGACCCTCTTTGAACGGAACGGGAATGTCTCGACCTTTTCATTTGAAGGAATTCAAATCAACAAAGGTTTTTCGGAGGATGTCTTTACTGTAAAATATCCGAAAGGAACGGAGGTCATCGAGTCCCCCTAG
- a CDS encoding ribonuclease J codes for MSKEHLEKNVHPLRVIPLGGLGEIGMNMMAFEYEGSVVLVDAGLMFPENDMFGVDIVIPDFSFLLDPNKHVLGVFLTHGHEDHIGAVPYLLREMNVPIYGTPLTLGFLADKFKEHRSEFLREEDGSPITPRLITVKPREPIFVGPFCIEPISVTHSISDSVAYAITTPVGAVIHTGDFKIDPEPVGGSYFDVERFKAYGEKGVLALLSDSTNAEREGHTGSESRVGENFETLFAEAEGRIIVATFSSNIHRIDQIAQIASRLGRKVFLSGKSIIGNVKIARELGYLSFPLDQIAPLEELSRTPDREVVLITTGSQGEPMSALYRMATDDHKQIQVKPGDTVILSARVIPGNEEDISRVINHLFRKGAVVLHEKIARVHVSGHASREEQRKIIEWVRPEFFIPVHGEYRQLVSHAALAAKAGIDPRHILVVEDGEEILLRPGRCEKGNSIPARRIYIDGKGIGDVEQTVLKDRRHLGSDGVIVVTVAVDREGRKVRSGPTLLSRGFTGNDIELPLWEEMEISLQTLLREVETDPTWGDHFAADLQQGIETRIKQTLKKIISKKMNRYPMIIPNVIVI; via the coding sequence ATGTCGAAAGAGCACTTAGAAAAAAATGTCCATCCTCTCCGGGTGATCCCTCTCGGAGGGCTGGGGGAGATCGGCATGAACATGATGGCCTTCGAATACGAAGGATCGGTCGTGCTGGTCGATGCCGGATTGATGTTTCCCGAGAACGATATGTTCGGGGTCGACATCGTCATCCCCGACTTCTCTTTTCTCCTCGATCCGAACAAGCACGTTCTCGGCGTTTTCCTCACCCACGGACACGAAGACCACATCGGCGCGGTCCCTTACCTTCTCCGGGAAATGAACGTCCCGATTTATGGAACGCCGCTGACCCTCGGCTTTCTTGCGGATAAATTCAAGGAACATCGATCCGAATTTCTTCGAGAAGAAGACGGGTCGCCGATCACCCCCCGTTTGATCACCGTCAAGCCGAGGGAGCCGATCTTCGTCGGACCCTTCTGCATCGAGCCGATCAGCGTCACCCACAGCATCTCCGACAGCGTCGCTTATGCGATTACGACGCCGGTCGGCGCCGTCATTCACACCGGCGATTTTAAGATCGATCCGGAACCGGTCGGGGGAAGCTACTTCGATGTCGAGCGCTTCAAAGCGTATGGCGAGAAAGGGGTGCTCGCCCTCCTCTCAGACAGCACCAACGCCGAGCGCGAAGGGCACACCGGATCGGAAAGCCGGGTCGGCGAGAATTTTGAAACGCTCTTCGCCGAAGCGGAAGGAAGGATCATCGTCGCGACGTTCTCATCGAATATCCACCGGATCGATCAGATCGCGCAAATCGCCAGCCGGCTCGGCCGAAAGGTCTTCCTCTCTGGAAAGAGCATCATCGGCAACGTGAAGATTGCCCGGGAGCTCGGCTATCTCTCCTTTCCACTCGACCAGATTGCCCCGCTGGAGGAGCTGAGCCGGACCCCCGATCGGGAGGTGGTCCTGATCACCACCGGCAGCCAGGGAGAACCGATGTCGGCCCTCTACCGGATGGCGACCGACGACCATAAGCAGATTCAGGTCAAGCCGGGCGATACGGTGATCCTCTCCGCACGCGTAATTCCGGGAAACGAAGAAGATATCTCGCGCGTCATCAACCATCTCTTCCGGAAGGGAGCCGTCGTCCTGCACGAGAAGATCGCCCGGGTCCACGTTTCGGGACACGCCAGCCGGGAGGAACAGCGGAAGATCATCGAATGGGTCCGGCCCGAATTCTTCATCCCGGTCCACGGGGAGTATCGCCAGCTCGTCTCCCACGCCGCGCTGGCGGCGAAAGCCGGGATCGATCCGCGGCATATTTTGGTCGTCGAGGATGGAGAGGAGATCCTCCTTAGGCCGGGACGGTGCGAAAAGGGGAATTCGATCCCCGCTCGGCGGATCTACATCGACGGGAAAGGAATCGGAGATGTGGAGCAAACCGTTTTGAAAGACCGCCGGCACCTCGGCTCGGACGGGGTCATCGTCGTGACCGTGGCGGTCGATCGGGAGGGGCGAAAAGTGCGATCCGGCCCGACCCTCCTCTCGCGCGGCTTCACCGGAAACGACATCGAACTTCCCCTTTGGGAAGAGATGGAAATCTCCCTCCAAACGCTCCTTCGCGAAGTGGAAACCGATCCCACGTGGGGAGATCATTTCGCCGCCGACCTACAACAGGGGATTGAGACGCGGATCAAACAGACATTGAAAAAGATCATCTCGAAGAAAATGAACCGTTATCCGATGATTATTCCCAACGTCATTGTGATCTGA
- the pdxA gene encoding 4-hydroxythreonine-4-phosphate dehydrogenase PdxA has product MKPIIAVTMGDPSGIGPEVIVKGLLEKTTYTRCRPFVVGDPNRMSEAAARFAPELSTRRIKTLSEARFQEGTVEILEPPGKPLPSLEYGKAHPEAARAAFQAIKLAAEMALRGEIDGITTAPINKEGMKTIGFAFPGHTEFLADLAKTDRFAMMMVGGGLKITLTTIHLPLREAITTLRKEIIVEAIRLTDRAMKQDFGIETPKIALAALNPHAGERGIFGDEEKRHVVPAVEAARREKIDALGPFPADTLFYQLKTGRFDAAVALFHDQALIPIKLLAFGNAVNVTIGLPFIRTSVDHGTAYDIAGRGIADPGSLREALKLAAEMAESRKR; this is encoded by the coding sequence ATGAAGCCGATCATCGCCGTCACGATGGGCGATCCGTCCGGGATCGGCCCGGAGGTGATTGTTAAAGGACTCCTGGAAAAAACAACCTATACCCGCTGCCGTCCCTTCGTCGTCGGAGATCCGAACCGGATGTCGGAAGCGGCGGCCCGTTTCGCCCCCGAGCTATCGACTCGCCGAATCAAAACACTTTCCGAAGCGCGCTTTCAGGAGGGAACCGTTGAAATTCTGGAACCCCCTGGGAAACCGCTTCCGTCGTTAGAATACGGAAAAGCCCACCCCGAAGCGGCCCGCGCCGCCTTCCAGGCGATCAAGCTGGCGGCCGAGATGGCGTTGCGCGGGGAGATCGACGGGATCACCACCGCTCCGATCAACAAAGAGGGGATGAAGACGATCGGCTTTGCCTTTCCCGGCCACACCGAATTTCTGGCCGATCTCGCCAAGACCGACCGGTTCGCGATGATGATGGTCGGCGGCGGATTAAAAATCACTTTGACGACGATCCATCTTCCCCTCCGGGAGGCGATCACAACGCTTCGGAAGGAAATCATCGTCGAGGCGATCCGCCTCACCGACAGGGCGATGAAACAAGACTTCGGCATCGAAACCCCAAAAATCGCCTTGGCGGCGCTGAATCCGCACGCCGGCGAGCGGGGCATCTTCGGCGATGAAGAAAAGCGGCATGTCGTCCCTGCAGTCGAAGCGGCCCGGCGGGAGAAAATCGATGCCCTCGGCCCGTTTCCGGCCGACACCCTTTTCTATCAATTAAAAACGGGGCGATTCGATGCCGCCGTCGCCCTCTTTCACGATCAGGCGCTCATCCCGATCAAGCTGTTGGCCTTCGGCAACGCCGTCAACGTCACCATCGGCCTCCCCTTCATTCGAACTTCCGTCGATCATGGGACGGCGTACGACATCGCCGGCAGAGGGATCGCCGACCCCGGCAGCCTCCGCGAGGCCTTGAAGCTGGCGGCCGAGATGGCGGAGAGCCGAAAGCGATGA
- a CDS encoding response regulator: MVDTSRKTGLRKKIVSAMVIMAILPVLLGLIVTSWRGTTELRKAIGNNFEGLAKEAASKTDLGVQKEIAELHFLGDSIEIQEALQNALSPAPKGTAAQAALPTIPSDPKVSAFLNRAMRLPETQAVLQSLIITNNVGQQIASSAAAPANSSFLADEIWWKESARGEKGAVYIGALYQHDQDATDFLFDIAMPVLHKESGEFLGILKATLHLKPFLQPFIYPIRFGSTGHAMLIDSSGVVLICPILPTGSHVADPVLLQRITEDRSGWMTAQNDGHGGTNSIVGFAPVSAVNQLVSSKGGKQWHSFIRQEPKETYEPVQSLIRTVFLYGSLLVGFTGALGFVVAGKLVRPLLLLHEGAEHIRKGDLGYRLQVKTDDEIEALADKFNEMAEKLSESYATLEHKVLSRTRELQALNQIATTANQSLELQGLLDTTLEKVIEVTGFESGYVEIFNPSESRLVMKSHFGISSPLLNELHAAGNLQISLEVVDTRAPVILEQADVSETTNPLINAGYQTLIVFPVQSKNKIIGAFTLASRTARSFTAQDLQLLSSIGNQVGTAVENAHLFQKEQETVEKLMEMDRIKSEFLSNVSHELRTPLTSIIGFSEILLDRLAGALSPDQESYVRNMNTSGQHLLEIINNLLDLSKIKAGKMEIHPHLFSLRSLLETIQQTVIPMTYKKGLHFDLSVDEGVDMVYTDEGKVKQILLNILGNAIKFTPAKGSVQLQVRAGRLGRARAIEISIRDTGIGIPTHALSKIFDEFQQIDGSYTRDYPGTGLGLAITKRFVDILGGEIQVESRSGSGSTFRVSIPIPEERDVQPPPIQTFSSSELTARADAILNIPGLSEGAEEDRPRILVVEDDPAVAKLLALYLTQEGYAVVHAYDGQDAIEKAQEIKPFAITLDIMLPRIDGWEVLKKLKTLPTTKDIPVIIVSIVENPTLGFSLGAVDYFTKPINRKGLIDSLKKYSITQSVIRKPINFLVIEQDTVVMEQIGSILDEERFGVIKTNNGEEGIALAVEIQPDLILLDLMLNNISGIETIHRLKQHPTARNIPIILFASRELTAEEKQILDGQVREIIYKNPSLKETLIQEVRKFEKLYPDKAKMIDGLTGLYNERYLNNRLADEVNRAFRYKRPFSILISNVDQFRLFNRRYGTEAGNHVLREIAIIYRRNTRSSNPLCRGGGSTFILMMPETTRESAKMAAEKLRRLVESYDFSIPGKQSIEMVTVSIGTATFFDDADTAERMIIHASNALKNAQEQGGNCTMSLDRVRT; the protein is encoded by the coding sequence TTGGTCGATACGTCGAGAAAGACGGGACTGCGAAAAAAAATCGTTTCAGCGATGGTCATCATGGCCATCCTCCCCGTTCTTCTCGGTCTGATCGTCACATCCTGGAGAGGAACGACAGAGCTTCGCAAAGCGATCGGAAACAACTTCGAAGGGCTTGCGAAGGAAGCGGCCAGCAAAACCGATCTCGGCGTCCAGAAAGAGATCGCCGAACTTCATTTTCTCGGCGATTCGATCGAGATTCAAGAAGCCCTTCAAAATGCGCTGAGCCCCGCTCCCAAAGGAACCGCCGCCCAAGCCGCCCTTCCCACGATCCCGTCGGACCCGAAAGTTTCCGCCTTTCTGAATCGCGCCATGCGCCTTCCGGAAACGCAAGCGGTCCTTCAGTCTTTGATCATTACCAACAATGTCGGCCAGCAAATCGCCTCTTCCGCCGCGGCACCGGCAAACAGCTCATTTCTCGCCGACGAAATCTGGTGGAAAGAGAGCGCGCGGGGGGAGAAGGGAGCGGTCTACATCGGAGCGCTCTACCAGCACGATCAGGACGCCACCGACTTTCTCTTTGACATCGCCATGCCGGTTCTCCACAAAGAGTCGGGGGAATTTTTAGGGATCTTAAAAGCCACCCTCCATCTCAAACCCTTTTTGCAGCCGTTCATCTATCCGATCCGGTTCGGCTCGACGGGCCATGCGATGCTCATCGACTCCTCCGGCGTGGTCCTGATCTGCCCGATCCTTCCGACAGGAAGTCATGTCGCCGATCCGGTCCTGCTGCAGCGGATCACCGAAGATCGTTCCGGGTGGATGACCGCCCAAAATGACGGCCACGGCGGGACCAATTCGATCGTCGGTTTTGCGCCGGTGTCGGCGGTGAATCAACTGGTCTCTTCAAAGGGGGGAAAGCAGTGGCACAGCTTCATCCGGCAGGAGCCGAAAGAGACGTATGAGCCGGTCCAGTCCCTTATTCGGACCGTCTTCCTTTACGGATCGCTTCTGGTCGGCTTCACCGGCGCCCTCGGCTTCGTTGTCGCCGGAAAACTCGTTCGGCCGCTTCTCCTTCTGCACGAGGGGGCCGAGCATATCCGGAAGGGAGATCTCGGCTATCGCCTCCAGGTCAAAACGGACGATGAGATCGAAGCGCTGGCCGACAAGTTCAACGAGATGGCGGAAAAACTCTCCGAATCGTATGCGACCTTGGAGCACAAGGTCCTCTCCCGGACGCGGGAGCTTCAAGCGCTCAATCAGATCGCGACCACCGCGAATCAGTCGCTGGAGCTTCAGGGGCTGCTCGATACCACACTGGAGAAGGTGATTGAGGTCACGGGATTCGAATCGGGTTATGTTGAAATCTTCAATCCCTCGGAGAGCCGGCTGGTGATGAAGAGCCATTTCGGCATCTCCTCCCCTTTGTTGAATGAGCTTCACGCCGCCGGAAATCTGCAGATCTCCCTGGAAGTCGTCGACACCCGGGCCCCGGTCATCTTGGAGCAGGCCGATGTTTCCGAAACGACCAATCCGTTAATCAACGCGGGATACCAAACGCTGATCGTCTTTCCGGTTCAGTCGAAAAACAAGATCATCGGCGCCTTCACCCTCGCGAGCCGCACCGCCCGCAGCTTTACCGCGCAAGATCTCCAGCTTCTCTCCTCCATCGGAAATCAGGTCGGAACCGCGGTGGAAAATGCCCATCTTTTCCAAAAGGAGCAGGAGACCGTCGAGAAACTGATGGAGATGGACCGGATCAAATCGGAGTTTCTCTCGAACGTCTCACACGAATTGCGCACCCCCCTCACCTCGATCATCGGCTTCTCGGAGATCCTGCTCGACCGGCTGGCCGGAGCGTTGTCCCCCGATCAGGAGTCCTACGTCCGCAACATGAACACCAGCGGCCAGCACCTCCTGGAGATCATCAACAACCTGCTCGACCTCTCAAAAATCAAAGCGGGCAAGATGGAGATCCATCCCCACCTCTTCAGCCTTCGCTCCCTTCTCGAAACGATCCAGCAGACGGTGATTCCGATGACCTACAAGAAGGGGCTCCATTTTGACCTCTCCGTCGATGAAGGGGTCGATATGGTCTACACCGACGAGGGAAAGGTCAAACAGATTCTTTTGAATATTCTTGGAAACGCCATCAAGTTTACCCCGGCGAAGGGCTCCGTCCAGCTCCAGGTCCGCGCCGGACGCCTGGGACGCGCCCGGGCGATCGAGATATCGATCCGGGATACCGGCATCGGCATCCCGACCCACGCGCTGAGCAAAATCTTCGATGAGTTCCAGCAGATCGACGGTTCCTACACGCGGGATTACCCCGGCACGGGACTCGGCCTGGCGATCACCAAGCGTTTCGTCGATATCCTGGGGGGGGAGATCCAGGTGGAGAGCCGATCGGGCTCCGGAAGCACCTTCCGGGTCTCCATCCCGATCCCGGAGGAGCGCGACGTGCAACCCCCGCCGATCCAGACATTCAGCTCCTCGGAATTGACGGCCAGGGCCGATGCGATTCTCAACATACCCGGCCTTTCGGAAGGGGCCGAAGAGGACCGGCCCCGTATTCTGGTCGTCGAGGATGATCCCGCCGTCGCAAAATTGCTCGCCCTTTATCTGACCCAAGAGGGCTACGCCGTCGTCCATGCTTATGACGGACAGGACGCCATCGAGAAGGCGCAGGAGATCAAGCCGTTCGCCATTACCCTCGATATCATGCTGCCGCGAATCGACGGGTGGGAAGTGCTCAAGAAACTGAAAACGCTCCCCACCACCAAAGATATTCCGGTGATCATCGTTTCGATCGTGGAGAATCCGACGCTCGGATTCAGCCTCGGCGCGGTCGATTATTTCACCAAGCCGATCAATCGCAAGGGACTCATCGACAGCCTGAAAAAATACAGCATCACCCAATCGGTGATCCGCAAGCCGATCAACTTCCTGGTGATCGAACAAGATACCGTCGTCATGGAACAGATCGGATCGATCTTGGATGAAGAGCGCTTCGGGGTGATCAAGACCAACAACGGTGAAGAAGGGATCGCTTTGGCGGTCGAAATCCAACCCGACCTGATTCTGCTCGACCTGATGCTGAACAACATCTCCGGCATTGAAACCATCCATCGCCTCAAGCAGCATCCGACCGCCCGGAACATCCCGATCATCCTCTTTGCTTCGAGAGAGCTTACCGCGGAAGAGAAACAGATTCTGGACGGTCAGGTCCGCGAGATCATCTACAAGAACCCTTCCCTCAAGGAGACGCTGATTCAGGAGGTCCGGAAATTCGAGAAGCTCTATCCCGACAAGGCCAAGATGATCGACGGCCTCACCGGTCTTTACAATGAACGCTATTTGAACAACCGCCTCGCGGATGAGGTCAACCGGGCGTTCCGCTACAAGCGCCCTTTTTCCATTCTCATCTCGAATGTAGACCAGTTCCGCCTCTTCAACCGCCGCTATGGAACCGAAGCGGGAAATCATGTCCTCCGCGAGATCGCCATCATCTACAGAAGGAATACGCGGTCGTCCAACCCGCTCTGCCGGGGGGGCGGAAGCACCTTCATCCTGATGATGCCGGAGACAACCCGCGAGTCGGCGAAGATGGCCGCCGAAAAGCTGAGGCGTCTTGTGGAGAGTTACGACTTCTCCATCCCCGGAAAACAGAGCATTGAAATGGTCACGGTGAGCATCGGAACCGCCACCTTCTTCGACGACGCCGATACCGCCGAAAGGATGATCATTCATGCAAGCAATGCGCTCAAAAACGCGCAGGAGCAAGGAGGCAATTGCACGATGTCGCTAGACCGGGTTCGCACATGA